Proteins encoded by one window of Kribbella italica:
- a CDS encoding FAD-dependent oxidoreductase — protein sequence MTYAISGDCCADASCVAVCPMNCIHPSPGEPGFGTTDGLFIDPRTCIDCGACADICPVDAAKPADRSSAVDVQLNASYYKERPVLDGLDLDTWEPPRFDRWSDGPRRVVVVGAGPAGMYATRELLQRSTAEVTVFDRLPVVGGLARYGVAPDHPVTKQIVETFERIVAHPRVRWRPSTSVSVDDLEGRYDAVVHASGAYQSRRLGIPGELAADEIVAWYNNRPGARRPDLKGPRAVVVGNGNVALDLARLLTSFQGPDRFTEVVVLGRRGPESAAYTASAYREVEHTKGIALRYNTTPVAWDGRALTTADGDTIAADTLITAIGFTGRPIPGLPFDETRGVVPNDRGAVIGKPGHFVTGWIKRGAQGGIGVNKACAQETVRTLLTADVPQPA from the coding sequence ATGACCTACGCGATCAGCGGGGACTGCTGCGCGGACGCGAGCTGCGTCGCGGTGTGCCCGATGAACTGCATCCATCCGTCGCCGGGGGAGCCGGGCTTCGGGACGACCGACGGGCTGTTCATCGACCCGCGGACCTGCATCGACTGCGGCGCCTGCGCCGACATCTGCCCGGTGGACGCCGCCAAACCGGCGGACCGTTCGTCGGCGGTCGACGTACAGCTGAACGCGTCGTACTACAAGGAACGGCCGGTGCTCGACGGGCTCGACCTGGACACCTGGGAACCGCCGCGCTTCGACCGCTGGTCGGACGGGCCGCGGCGGGTCGTCGTGGTCGGGGCCGGTCCGGCAGGGATGTACGCGACGCGGGAGCTGCTGCAGCGCAGTACGGCTGAGGTGACGGTGTTCGATCGCCTGCCGGTGGTCGGCGGCTTGGCGAGGTACGGCGTCGCGCCCGATCACCCGGTGACCAAGCAGATCGTCGAGACCTTCGAGCGGATCGTCGCGCACCCGCGCGTCCGCTGGCGCCCCAGCACCTCGGTGAGCGTCGACGACCTCGAGGGCCGGTACGACGCGGTCGTGCACGCCTCCGGTGCGTACCAGAGCCGCCGGCTGGGAATCCCGGGCGAGCTGGCAGCAGACGAGATCGTTGCCTGGTACAACAACCGCCCAGGCGCCCGCCGCCCGGACCTGAAGGGCCCGCGAGCCGTCGTCGTAGGCAACGGAAACGTAGCCCTCGACCTCGCCCGCCTGCTCACGTCTTTCCAAGGACCGGACAGGTTCACCGAGGTCGTCGTCCTGGGCCGCCGCGGCCCGGAGTCTGCCGCCTACACCGCCTCGGCGTACCGGGAAGTCGAGCACACCAAGGGCATCGCCCTCCGCTACAACACCACGCCCGTCGCCTGGGACGGCCGCGCTCTGACCACGGCCGACGGCGACACCATCGCGGCCGACACCCTGATCACCGCGATCGGCTTCACCGGCCGCCCGATCCCCGGGCTCCCCTTCGACGAGACCCGCGGCGTGGTCCCGAACGACCGCGGCGCCGTCATCGGCAAGCCCGGCCACTTCGTCACCGGCTGGATCAAACGCGGCGCGCAGGGCGGCATCGGCGTCAACAAGGCCTGCGCCCAGGAGACCGTGCGCACCCTGCTGACCGCCGACGTACCGCAGCCGGCGTAA
- a CDS encoding Gfo/Idh/MocA family protein, protein MNPTSSRRTVLGAGVAGVLAAAGAGGTAAASADPSTTAAPADLSTGPSTGTAAARRPHQRSMVDVPFAQHDTVRVGLIGLGNRGAGMLTGWAAVPGAVVTAVCDIRADRAKAAADKLVQLGKPRPAEYGGSAAAYKNLVRSGDVDLVYIATPWEFHYEQGKAALLAGKHVGVELPIATELAQLWDLVDTSERTRRHLWLMENCSYGRNELAMLKMAHEGVFGEITNGHGGYLHDLRELLFSDTYYTDAWRRKWHTRSTASFYAMHGLAPIAAAMDINRGDRFTTLRATATAPRGLADYRERNLPRSHPSWNEKYVNGDLVTCLIETAKGRVIRAEHDVSSPRPYSRINSLAGSRGIFEDYVPVGETGGRVYLEPDHGGHSWRDFTPYREEFDHWLWKKIGDDAENNGGHGGMDYVLQWRIVQQMRAGLVPDIDVYDSAAWCAPVPLSVESLKRDGRPVDVPDFTRGRWSELRLGLDSRETDMPPVG, encoded by the coding sequence GTGAATCCCACCAGCTCGCGCCGGACCGTGCTCGGCGCCGGAGTCGCCGGCGTCCTGGCCGCCGCCGGCGCCGGCGGAACCGCCGCCGCCTCGGCCGACCCCTCGACCACCGCGGCCCCTGCCGATCTCTCGACCGGCCCTTCGACTGGTACGGCGGCGGCCCGCCGGCCCCACCAGCGCTCGATGGTCGACGTACCGTTCGCCCAGCACGACACCGTCCGGGTCGGCCTGATCGGTCTCGGCAACCGCGGCGCCGGCATGCTGACCGGCTGGGCCGCCGTGCCCGGCGCGGTCGTCACCGCGGTCTGCGACATCCGCGCCGACCGGGCCAAGGCGGCCGCCGACAAGCTCGTCCAGCTCGGCAAACCGCGCCCGGCCGAGTACGGCGGCTCGGCCGCGGCGTACAAGAACCTCGTCCGGAGCGGGGACGTCGACCTCGTCTACATCGCCACCCCGTGGGAGTTCCACTACGAGCAGGGCAAGGCGGCGCTGCTCGCCGGCAAGCACGTCGGCGTCGAGCTCCCGATCGCCACCGAGCTCGCCCAGCTCTGGGACCTGGTCGACACCTCCGAGCGGACCCGCCGGCACCTGTGGCTGATGGAGAACTGCAGCTACGGCCGCAACGAGCTGGCGATGCTCAAGATGGCGCACGAAGGGGTGTTCGGCGAGATCACCAACGGGCACGGCGGGTACCTGCACGACCTGCGGGAGCTGCTGTTCAGCGACACCTACTACACCGACGCGTGGCGGCGGAAGTGGCACACCCGCAGTACGGCGAGCTTCTACGCGATGCACGGCCTGGCGCCGATCGCGGCGGCGATGGACATCAACCGCGGCGACCGGTTCACCACGCTGCGGGCCACCGCGACCGCACCGCGGGGACTGGCCGACTACCGCGAGCGCAACCTCCCGCGCTCGCACCCGTCCTGGAACGAGAAGTACGTCAACGGCGACCTGGTCACCTGCCTGATCGAGACGGCCAAGGGCCGGGTGATCCGGGCCGAGCACGACGTCAGCTCGCCGCGCCCGTACAGCCGGATCAACAGCCTGGCGGGCAGCCGCGGCATCTTCGAGGACTACGTCCCGGTCGGCGAGACCGGCGGGCGGGTCTACCTGGAACCCGATCACGGCGGTCACAGCTGGCGGGACTTCACGCCGTACCGGGAGGAGTTCGACCACTGGTTGTGGAAGAAGATCGGCGACGACGCGGAGAACAACGGCGGCCACGGCGGGATGGACTACGTGCTGCAGTGGCGGATCGTGCAGCAGATGCGGGCCGGGCTGGTGCCGGACATCGACGTGTACGACTCGGCCGCGTGGTGCGCGCCGGTGCCGCTGAGCGTGGAGTCGCTGAAGCGGGACGGCCGGCCGGTCGACGTACCGGACTTCACGCGGGGGCGCTGGTCGGAGCTGCGGCTCGGGCTGGACTCCCGTGAGACCGACATGCCGCCGGTCGGCTGA
- a CDS encoding GNAT family N-acetyltransferase, protein MVAARPGRADAARVEIRRAEIADAEAGAWCHLLCWQEAYAGLLDPRRLQEKTDPTGFGRRTERWAGAIEAGVVRWLAFNPGLDVPIQDRVIGFSSPGPGRDDDAPTPLELYSVYVRKAWWGSGLGQRLLDVAIGKEAASLWLLEGNERALAFYRRNGFVADGARVDEEFFGVPELRMVRPAQ, encoded by the coding sequence ATGGTCGCGGCGAGACCCGGCCGCGCTGACGCGGCCCGCGTCGAGATCCGCCGCGCGGAGATCGCCGACGCCGAGGCCGGAGCTTGGTGCCACCTGCTCTGCTGGCAGGAGGCGTACGCCGGCCTGCTGGACCCGCGGCGCCTGCAGGAGAAGACCGACCCGACCGGCTTCGGTCGCCGCACCGAGCGCTGGGCCGGTGCGATCGAGGCCGGCGTGGTCCGGTGGCTCGCGTTCAACCCGGGGCTCGACGTACCGATTCAGGACCGCGTGATCGGTTTCTCGTCGCCCGGCCCCGGCCGCGACGACGATGCGCCGACGCCACTGGAGCTGTACTCCGTCTACGTCCGGAAGGCCTGGTGGGGGAGCGGCCTCGGCCAGCGCCTGCTGGACGTCGCGATCGGGAAGGAAGCGGCCAGCCTGTGGCTGCTGGAGGGCAACGAGCGCGCGCTCGCCTTCTACCGGCGCAACGGCTTCGTCGCGGACGGCGCCCGGGTGGACGAGGAGTTCTTCGGCGTCCCTGAGCTCCGGATGGTGCGTCCCGCGCAGTGA
- a CDS encoding WhiB family transcriptional regulator, producing the protein MRPTLTVIADPADRWMSKAACVGMSPAYDETASQWEQRKAQAICLTACPVLEECRAWARRTKFTGTAAGEKFLDGRRRGRPGPTERRRPPVTVEEQQAS; encoded by the coding sequence ATGAGGCCGACCTTGACGGTGATCGCCGACCCCGCCGACCGCTGGATGTCGAAGGCCGCGTGCGTCGGCATGTCACCGGCGTACGACGAGACCGCGAGCCAGTGGGAGCAGCGCAAGGCGCAGGCGATCTGCCTGACCGCGTGCCCGGTGCTGGAGGAGTGCCGCGCGTGGGCCCGGCGGACCAAGTTCACCGGCACGGCCGCGGGGGAGAAGTTCCTGGACGGCCGCCGGCGGGGACGCCCGGGCCCGACCGAGCGCCGCCGTCCGCCGGTCACCGTCGAGGAGCAGCAGGCCAGCTGA
- a CDS encoding carboxylesterase family protein: MVRIDTGQLQGRTTSTGVRVFENIPYAAPPTGPLRWSAPRPARAWSGVRDATQPGPSCPQVGWSADGPTVNGSEDCLTVNVWAPAEATAAPVLLFLHGGGFTGGAGSLYDPSELVARGNIVVTANYRLGALGFLRHPAMRDPAAGNFGLADQQQALRWIQRNAKAFGGDPRRVTLWGESAGAFSVCAQLVSPSARGLFAQAIVQSAPCTNNLLPARTAETRATKTATDLGCPDPRTAVACLRAKPFQQLTGLAEDDTLDRLTTDRPWLPVTGTALVPLQPRPAHRLGLAAAVPVLQGGTKDEMRSFVGSRYGDITAEQYRQILGDLYGGAAAKVLAAYPAAAYPTPSLALAQLLTDEGLLLGACSQLRANDLMRRRAPVYAYEFAEPRTPQPGEFPYGAHHGVETPYFFASTNPGPWEPPPLTPAQRELSGRLLDQWSAFAHTGDPGWAPYRRDVVRSISVASTGPVDLRSTHRCDFWDQVSAALM; encoded by the coding sequence GTGGTGAGGATCGACACCGGCCAGCTCCAAGGCCGTACGACGTCCACCGGCGTCCGGGTCTTCGAGAACATCCCGTACGCCGCTCCGCCGACCGGCCCTCTCCGCTGGTCCGCACCCCGCCCGGCGCGGGCCTGGTCGGGCGTCCGCGACGCGACCCAGCCCGGCCCGAGCTGCCCGCAGGTGGGCTGGTCCGCCGACGGCCCGACGGTCAACGGCAGCGAGGACTGCCTGACCGTGAACGTCTGGGCGCCGGCCGAGGCCACTGCCGCTCCGGTCCTGCTGTTCCTGCACGGCGGCGGCTTCACCGGCGGCGCCGGGTCGCTGTACGACCCGTCCGAGCTAGTTGCTCGCGGCAACATCGTGGTGACCGCCAACTACCGGCTCGGCGCGCTCGGCTTCCTCCGCCACCCCGCGATGCGCGACCCTGCGGCCGGCAACTTCGGCCTGGCCGACCAGCAGCAGGCGTTGCGATGGATCCAGCGCAACGCCAAGGCCTTCGGCGGCGACCCGCGGCGCGTCACCTTGTGGGGCGAGTCTGCCGGCGCCTTCAGTGTCTGTGCCCAGCTCGTCTCGCCGTCGGCCCGGGGCCTCTTCGCCCAGGCCATCGTGCAGAGCGCGCCCTGCACCAACAACCTCCTCCCGGCACGCACCGCCGAAACCCGGGCGACGAAGACCGCGACCGACCTCGGCTGCCCCGACCCGCGGACCGCGGTGGCCTGCCTCCGCGCCAAACCGTTCCAGCAGCTCACCGGCCTGGCCGAGGACGACACCCTCGACCGCCTGACCACCGACCGCCCCTGGCTCCCCGTCACCGGCACCGCACTCGTCCCGCTGCAACCCCGGCCGGCCCACCGCCTGGGCCTGGCGGCCGCCGTACCGGTTCTGCAGGGCGGCACCAAGGACGAGATGCGCTCCTTCGTCGGCAGCCGGTACGGCGACATCACCGCCGAGCAGTACCGGCAGATCCTCGGCGACCTGTACGGCGGCGCCGCCGCGAAGGTGCTCGCCGCCTACCCGGCGGCCGCCTACCCGACACCGAGCCTGGCCCTCGCGCAGCTGCTCACCGACGAAGGACTCCTGCTCGGCGCGTGCTCGCAGCTCCGGGCCAACGACCTGATGCGCCGCCGGGCGCCGGTCTACGCCTACGAGTTCGCCGAACCGCGGACGCCGCAGCCGGGCGAGTTCCCGTACGGCGCGCACCACGGCGTGGAGACGCCGTACTTCTTCGCCAGCACGAACCCGGGCCCGTGGGAACCGCCGCCACTGACGCCGGCGCAGCGGGAGCTGAGCGGGCGGCTCCTCGACCAGTGGTCCGCGTTCGCGCACACCGGGGATCCCGGCTGGGCGCCGTACCGGCGGGACGTCGTCCGGTCGATCAGCGTTGCCTCGACCGGTCCGGTGGACCTGCGGAGTACTCATCGCTGCGACTTCTGGGACCAGGTGTCAGCGGCACTGATGTGA
- a CDS encoding AurF N-oxygenase family protein, whose amino-acid sequence MHGTDETAQRLLASAAQLSRDPETEIDWDAPVGDGYGLSPEWSTLYGTPYWDELTEPQRRELTKHEAASVASTGIWFELILQQMILRDVYDESPGSAEFQWALTEIADECRHSIMFAKASARLVDARYRPGLLARELGRGFKTVATGATAYAAILVAEEVLDVMQRDWMRDRRVAPLVRTVNHIHVVEESRHMVFAREETRDRIADAGLVRRQVSALVIALAADMIVSSMVSPAVYRNAGLDVGKAVAMARRNEHHRSLLRSSCANLMDFLAEVGLLTPAARRVYRRTGLL is encoded by the coding sequence ATGCACGGCACGGACGAAACCGCACAACGCCTGCTGGCCTCGGCGGCGCAGCTGTCCCGCGACCCGGAGACGGAGATCGACTGGGACGCCCCGGTCGGCGACGGCTACGGACTCAGTCCCGAGTGGAGCACGCTCTACGGCACGCCGTACTGGGACGAGCTGACCGAGCCGCAGCGCCGTGAGCTGACCAAGCACGAGGCCGCGTCGGTCGCCTCGACCGGGATCTGGTTCGAGCTGATCCTGCAGCAGATGATCCTGCGCGACGTGTACGACGAGAGCCCGGGGAGCGCGGAGTTCCAGTGGGCGTTGACCGAGATCGCCGACGAGTGCCGGCACTCGATCATGTTCGCCAAGGCCTCGGCCCGGCTCGTCGACGCCCGGTACCGGCCGGGTCTGCTCGCGCGGGAACTCGGCCGCGGCTTCAAGACCGTCGCCACCGGCGCGACGGCGTACGCCGCCATCCTGGTCGCCGAAGAGGTTCTCGACGTCATGCAGCGCGACTGGATGCGCGACCGCCGGGTCGCGCCGCTGGTCCGCACGGTGAACCACATCCACGTCGTCGAGGAGTCGCGGCACATGGTGTTCGCCCGCGAGGAGACCCGGGACCGGATCGCCGATGCCGGCCTTGTACGGCGCCAAGTCAGCGCGCTGGTGATCGCGCTGGCCGCGGACATGATCGTCAGCAGCATGGTCAGCCCGGCCGTGTACCGGAACGCGGGCCTCGACGTCGGGAAAGCTGTCGCGATGGCCCGGCGCAACGAGCACCACCGCTCACTGCTGCGGTCGAGCTGCGCGAACCTGATGGACTTCCTCGCCGAGGTCGGCCTGCTGACGCCGGCCGCGCGCCGCGTCTACCGGCGGACCGGGTTGCTCTGA
- a CDS encoding zinc-binding dehydrogenase, producing MLAAYAAKFNADDPVSALEVGERPDPVAPDGWVTIDVKASALNHHDLWSLKGVGLAEKSLPMILGCDAAGVDPDGNEVVVHAVISDPSWKGDETLDPKRSLLSERYQGTLAEKVVVPAHNVVPKPAGLSFEQAACLPTAWLTAYRMLFTQSGLKPGDTVLVQGAGGGVATSLITLARAAGIRVWATSRDEGKRAKALEIGAHDVFESGARLPERVDAVMETVGEATWSHSLKSLKQGGTVVISGATSGQAPKSAELNRIFFLQLRIQGSTMGTRQELAELVRFMANAGISPHIDTTLPLAEARTGFAKMNEGDVFGKIVFTV from the coding sequence ATGCTTGCTGCCTACGCCGCCAAGTTCAACGCCGACGACCCGGTGTCCGCGCTCGAGGTGGGGGAGCGGCCGGACCCGGTGGCTCCGGACGGGTGGGTGACGATCGACGTGAAGGCGTCGGCGCTGAACCACCACGACCTGTGGTCGCTCAAGGGCGTCGGGCTGGCCGAGAAGAGCCTGCCGATGATCCTCGGCTGCGACGCCGCCGGGGTCGACCCGGACGGCAACGAGGTGGTCGTGCACGCGGTGATCTCGGACCCGTCCTGGAAGGGCGACGAGACGCTCGACCCGAAGCGCTCGCTGCTGAGCGAGCGGTACCAGGGGACGCTGGCGGAGAAGGTCGTCGTTCCGGCGCACAACGTCGTCCCGAAGCCGGCCGGGTTGAGTTTCGAGCAGGCTGCTTGTCTGCCGACGGCGTGGCTCACGGCGTACCGGATGCTGTTCACGCAGTCCGGGCTGAAGCCGGGCGACACCGTGCTCGTGCAGGGCGCCGGCGGTGGCGTCGCGACGTCGCTGATCACGCTGGCGCGCGCGGCCGGGATCCGGGTCTGGGCGACCAGCCGGGACGAGGGCAAGCGGGCGAAGGCGCTGGAGATCGGCGCGCACGACGTGTTCGAGTCCGGCGCGCGGCTGCCCGAGCGGGTCGACGCGGTGATGGAGACCGTCGGCGAGGCGACCTGGTCGCACTCGCTCAAGTCGCTCAAGCAGGGCGGCACGGTGGTGATCTCCGGCGCGACCTCCGGCCAGGCGCCGAAGTCGGCCGAGCTGAACCGGATCTTCTTCCTGCAGCTGCGGATCCAGGGCTCGACGATGGGCACCCGGCAGGAACTGGCCGAGCTGGTCCGGTTCATGGCGAACGCAGGCATCTCGCCGCACATCGACACCACGCTGCCGCTCGCGGAGGCCCGCACCGGCTTCGCGAAGATGAACGAGGGCGACGTCTTCGGCAAGATCGTCTTCACGGTCTAG
- a CDS encoding sodium:proton exchanger, with amino-acid sequence MARALRPVLLLLAVAIPAIVLRLTGTHPFAPLGILVFGLGVVAASFVLAWAAEAAEMDISGGLAIALLAVIAVLPEYAVDLYFAHTAGSNPEYVQYAAANMTGSNRLLLGLGWTSVVLVSLYVAGKRSGRTVKALVLDSGYKRELGFLLIAGVVAFVIPLTGQIHLVLGIALLAFFAYYLWRAAASEHGDEPDLVGPAARIGGLPKVQRRITVIAMFVAAATIILFSAEPFADSLVDSGHALGIDQFLLVQWLAPLASESPEFIVALLFAWRGKGAAAIGLLISAKVNQWTLLIGSLPIAYGIGGGGPALQLDGRQIEEFLLTATQTMLGIAILLALRFPRWAAWTLFGLFAVQFAVPGQTGRYVISGVYAVLAIAVFVHHRREIVPTLTDPFRRTKKKDDDRELIGV; translated from the coding sequence ATGGCAAGAGCTCTCCGCCCCGTGCTGCTCCTCCTCGCCGTGGCGATCCCAGCGATCGTCCTGCGGCTCACCGGCACACACCCGTTCGCCCCGCTCGGCATCCTCGTTTTCGGCCTCGGCGTCGTCGCCGCGTCGTTCGTGCTGGCCTGGGCGGCCGAGGCCGCGGAGATGGACATCTCGGGCGGCCTCGCGATCGCCCTGCTCGCCGTGATCGCCGTCCTGCCGGAGTACGCGGTCGACCTGTACTTCGCCCACACCGCCGGCAGCAACCCGGAGTACGTCCAGTACGCCGCGGCCAACATGACCGGCTCCAACCGCCTCCTGCTCGGCCTCGGCTGGACCAGCGTCGTCCTGGTCAGCCTGTACGTCGCGGGCAAGCGCAGCGGGCGCACGGTCAAGGCCCTGGTGCTCGACTCGGGCTACAAGCGCGAGCTCGGCTTCCTGCTGATCGCCGGAGTGGTCGCCTTCGTCATCCCGCTGACCGGCCAGATCCACCTGGTCCTCGGCATCGCGCTGCTGGCCTTCTTCGCCTACTACCTGTGGCGCGCCGCGGCCAGCGAGCACGGCGACGAGCCCGACCTGGTCGGCCCGGCCGCGCGGATCGGCGGCCTGCCGAAGGTGCAGCGCCGGATCACGGTGATCGCCATGTTCGTCGCGGCCGCCACGATCATCCTGTTCTCGGCCGAGCCGTTCGCCGACTCGCTGGTCGACAGCGGGCACGCGCTGGGCATCGACCAGTTCCTGCTGGTCCAGTGGCTGGCGCCGCTGGCGTCGGAGTCGCCCGAGTTCATCGTGGCGCTGCTGTTCGCCTGGCGCGGCAAGGGCGCGGCGGCGATCGGCCTGCTGATCTCCGCCAAGGTGAACCAGTGGACCCTGCTGATCGGCAGCCTTCCGATCGCGTACGGCATCGGCGGCGGCGGGCCGGCCCTGCAGCTGGACGGGCGGCAGATCGAGGAGTTCCTGCTGACCGCGACGCAGACCATGCTGGGCATCGCGATCCTGCTGGCGCTGCGCTTCCCCCGCTGGGCCGCCTGGACGCTGTTCGGGCTGTTCGCGGTGCAGTTCGCCGTACCGGGTCAGACCGGGCGGTACGTGATCTCCGGCGTGTACGCCGTACTGGCGATCGCCGTCTTCGTGCACCACCGGCGGGAGATCGTCCCGACCCTCACCGATCCCTTCCGCCGGACCAAGAAGAAGGACGACGACCGCGAGCTGATCGGCGTCTGA
- a CDS encoding anti-sigma regulatory factor: MSSIGSAAEVRLSIPADSAYIAVPRSVVGNLAARNDFTVDAIDDLRIAVDEACSLLLPQATDGVLECVFAISVSPSGPQLTVRTSAAVPAGWMPDTDSFGWTVLTALVESAGAETVDGRLTITVTATAGATEKA, translated from the coding sequence GTGAGCAGCATCGGATCAGCCGCCGAGGTACGCCTCAGCATTCCCGCGGACAGCGCCTACATCGCCGTCCCGCGCTCGGTGGTCGGCAACCTCGCGGCCCGCAACGACTTCACCGTCGACGCGATCGACGACCTGCGGATCGCCGTCGACGAGGCCTGCTCGCTGCTGCTGCCCCAGGCCACCGACGGTGTGCTGGAGTGCGTCTTCGCCATCAGTGTGTCGCCTTCGGGGCCGCAGCTCACCGTGCGCACCTCGGCCGCCGTACCGGCCGGCTGGATGCCGGACACCGACTCGTTCGGGTGGACCGTGCTGACCGCGCTGGTGGAGTCGGCCGGCGCGGAGACCGTGGACGGCCGTCTGACCATCACCGTGACGGCGACCGCCGGCGCCACGGAGAAGGCGTGA
- a CDS encoding NEW3 domain-containing protein → MKLLAKVCAAVVLAAGLTAPQASAAGQVEVGISTVDLAGPVISTVKVTVKNNTSVRLSKLAVSFRGPVGWTVAPEVRTVKDAVRPGASAVVDFQLRVPAPRAGFTIRTFTATASYAGGEAVGTSSQRSGTPLPNLAAAFNNVGVTNESATAPGNFDGEGNSFSAQRLAAAGVTPGATVSALGATLKWPDAQPGTKDNAAGGGQTIQFAGQGQRLVLLGSGAGQAAVGTVTIWYADGTSSTGSFGFPNWSFQDAGAHGATQVISMPGRNTPGGYANAEYQYRVFANSVPLDPAKTVELITLPSTGSLHLFAAAVA, encoded by the coding sequence ATGAAACTTCTCGCGAAGGTGTGCGCGGCCGTCGTACTGGCGGCCGGGCTGACCGCGCCGCAGGCGTCAGCGGCCGGTCAGGTCGAGGTCGGGATCTCCACGGTGGACCTGGCCGGGCCGGTGATCTCGACGGTCAAGGTGACGGTCAAGAACAACACGTCGGTCCGGTTGTCGAAGCTGGCGGTCTCCTTCCGGGGACCGGTCGGTTGGACGGTCGCGCCGGAGGTCCGGACCGTGAAGGACGCGGTCAGGCCGGGTGCGTCGGCCGTGGTCGACTTCCAGCTCCGGGTGCCCGCGCCGCGGGCCGGGTTCACGATCCGGACGTTCACGGCGACCGCGTCGTACGCCGGTGGTGAAGCCGTCGGGACGAGCTCGCAGCGTTCCGGTACGCCGTTGCCGAACCTGGCCGCGGCCTTCAACAACGTCGGGGTGACCAACGAGTCGGCCACGGCGCCGGGCAACTTCGACGGCGAGGGCAACAGCTTCTCGGCGCAAAGGCTGGCGGCGGCTGGAGTGACTCCTGGCGCGACGGTCAGCGCGCTCGGTGCGACGCTGAAGTGGCCGGACGCCCAGCCCGGGACCAAGGACAACGCGGCCGGCGGCGGTCAGACGATCCAGTTCGCGGGCCAAGGGCAACGACTCGTCCTGCTCGGCTCCGGAGCCGGCCAGGCCGCGGTCGGCACGGTGACGATCTGGTACGCCGACGGCACGTCGTCCACCGGCTCGTTCGGCTTCCCGAACTGGTCGTTCCAGGACGCCGGCGCGCACGGCGCGACCCAGGTGATCAGCATGCCCGGCCGCAACACCCCGGGCGGCTACGCCAACGCCGAGTACCAGTACCGCGTGTTCGCCAACTCGGTCCCGCTCGACCCGGCCAAGACGGTCGAGCTGATCACGCTGCCGTCGACCGGCAGCCTGCACCTGTTCGCGGCGGCCGTCGCCTGA
- a CDS encoding SigB/SigF/SigG family RNA polymerase sigma factor, whose amino-acid sequence MTDDRSLGEPQEPTDLRTRTAELFAALGAAPAGDPAHMLARDGLVSLHMPLVEHLARRFRNRGEPYDDLVQVATIGLIKAVDRFDVERGVEFSTYATPTILGEIKRYFRDKGWAIRVPRRLQELRLSLTAATAELTQELGRAPTVAELSNRLELAPDLVIEGLESANAYNTLSLDAPDQNEADATTVLDGLGGEDEALESVEYRESLKPLLAQLDTREKRILTLRFFRGMTQSQIAEEIGISQMHVSRLLARTLTELRAGLLKE is encoded by the coding sequence GTGACCGACGACAGATCCCTGGGCGAACCCCAGGAACCCACCGACCTACGCACCCGCACCGCCGAACTCTTCGCCGCACTGGGGGCCGCCCCGGCCGGCGACCCGGCGCACATGCTGGCCCGCGACGGACTGGTCTCGCTGCACATGCCGCTGGTCGAGCACCTGGCCCGCCGGTTCCGCAACCGCGGTGAGCCGTACGACGACCTGGTGCAGGTCGCGACGATCGGGCTGATCAAGGCGGTCGACCGGTTCGACGTCGAGCGCGGGGTCGAGTTCTCGACGTACGCGACGCCGACGATCCTCGGCGAGATCAAGCGCTACTTCCGCGACAAGGGCTGGGCGATCCGTGTTCCGCGCCGGCTGCAGGAGCTGCGGCTCTCGCTGACGGCGGCGACCGCGGAGCTGACCCAGGAGCTCGGCCGGGCGCCCACGGTGGCGGAGTTGTCGAACCGGCTGGAGCTGGCCCCGGACCTGGTGATCGAGGGACTGGAGTCGGCGAACGCGTACAACACGCTGTCGCTGGACGCCCCCGACCAGAACGAGGCCGACGCAACCACCGTGCTCGACGGGCTCGGCGGCGAGGACGAGGCGCTGGAGAGCGTGGAGTACCGCGAGTCCCTGAAGCCGTTGCTGGCCCAGCTGGACACCCGCGAGAAGCGGATCCTCACGTTGCGGTTCTTCCGGGGCATGACGCAGTCCCAGATCGCCGAGGAGATCGGCATCTCGCAGATGCACGTCTCCCGGCTGCTGGCCCGGACGCTGACCGAGCTCAGGGCGGGCCTGCTCAAGGAGTAG